In Candidatus Eisenbacteria bacterium, the following are encoded in one genomic region:
- a CDS encoding glycosyltransferase family 2 protein has translation PDPICWTEVPVSVGNLSRQRNRWHRGLIQSLTRNMGMLFNPRYGSVGVVGMPYYFFFEMLGPLVELIGYFLIPLAYFLGILSTAYLITFLLLAVAAGTLLSTLAVLLEEASFGLYREWGDFARLMSLAMFENFGYRQLTLLFRVKATFDFLLGKRDWGKTKRENTD, from the coding sequence CCCGACCCGATATGCTGGACGGAAGTCCCTGTTTCCGTGGGCAATCTTTCCCGCCAGAGGAACAGGTGGCACAGGGGTCTCATTCAATCTCTCACCCGCAACATGGGGATGCTCTTCAATCCGAGGTACGGAAGCGTCGGCGTCGTGGGTATGCCGTATTATTTCTTCTTCGAGATGCTCGGGCCTCTGGTCGAGCTCATCGGATATTTCCTCATTCCTCTCGCTTATTTTCTTGGAATCCTCTCGACTGCCTACCTGATAACGTTTCTTCTTCTGGCAGTGGCCGCAGGCACGCTCCTTTCCACGCTGGCCGTGCTTCTGGAGGAGGCAAGCTTCGGTCTCTACAGGGAGTGGGGCGACTTTGCTCGCCTGATGTCGCTTGCCATGTTTGAGAACTTCGGCTATCGCCAGCTTACACTCCTCTTCAGAGTCAAGGCGACGTTTGACTTCCTGCTCGGTAAGAGAGACTGGGGAAAGACCAAGAGAGAAAACACGGATTAG